DNA from Coleofasciculus sp. FACHB-1120:
GTCTTCATAACGGAACTCCTAAGTGTCTGAAACTTCTCATTATTCAGGTTTAGCTGACACCCAATGCAGTCAAAACCAGCAGGGTGACAAACAAAATAGCGATCGCGCCTTGAAAAGCGTAGCGACGCTGCTCTTCTGGTGAAGGGGATTCGGCAACGTACACCGCAGGCTCAGCTGCATAGTTGTTGAGGATGCCTCTTTC
Protein-coding regions in this window:
- a CDS encoding ssl1498 family light-harvesting-like protein, producing the protein MRYTTDERGILNNYAAEPAVYVAESPSPEEQRRYAFQGAIAILFVTLLVLTALGVS